A genomic stretch from Photobacterium atrarenae includes:
- a CDS encoding LexA family protein: MNKKQEVGARLKRFREDKGMSQRSLAEKCGWGASRIGNYEAGARSINLDDAEVIAKHLGIKPYQILFDSEELIEFANVSKIDIQPSYKQQFPVLSSVQAGAWTEAVEPCSSIDADEWYETTERTSKHSFWLRVQGDSMTSATGLSFPEGTLVLVDPERDFANGSLVVAKLIDVNEATFKKLVIDAGQKFLKPLNPSYPTLPINGNCKIIGVVVDAKMKLF, from the coding sequence ATGAATAAGAAACAAGAAGTCGGGGCACGCCTTAAGCGCTTCCGGGAAGATAAAGGGATGAGTCAAAGATCTCTGGCTGAAAAGTGCGGCTGGGGAGCGTCTCGTATTGGAAACTATGAAGCGGGTGCGCGTAGCATCAACCTTGATGATGCAGAAGTCATCGCTAAACACCTTGGCATCAAGCCATATCAGATCTTATTTGATAGCGAAGAGTTAATTGAGTTTGCGAATGTTTCTAAGATAGACATTCAGCCTTCCTACAAACAACAATTTCCAGTATTGAGCTCAGTTCAAGCTGGGGCCTGGACTGAAGCAGTCGAGCCCTGTTCAAGCATTGATGCTGATGAATGGTATGAAACCACTGAGCGCACAAGCAAACATAGCTTCTGGTTAAGAGTCCAGGGTGACTCTATGACGTCAGCAACCGGTCTCAGCTTTCCAGAAGGAACGCTTGTGCTGGTTGATCCGGAACGAGATTTTGCAAATGGCTCTTTAGTCGTTGCTAAGCTGATTGATGTGAACGAGGCGACTTTTAAAAAGCTCGTCATCGATGCTGGCCAGAAATTCTTAAAACCCCTGAATCCGTCATACCCGACTTTACCTATCAACGGTAACTGCAAAATTATTGGTGTCGTTGTCGACGCGAAAATGAAACTCTTCTAA
- a CDS encoding DUF2971 domain-containing protein produces MAENLFKYLGVVAANSFLQEETIRFTPPNSYNDPFELSLDIRMRSNIEPSIAGLRFVLHGGKSVIENFLIPSERIDEYKFELANNVIEQLSSSVGTCCFSLSEKKIPLNLLMWAHYAESHRGIALKLKRGTELANRAAEVRYSKGRPVVDGAMFSDGSEISVSDLYVKSDHWQYERERRVAMRLADCTDTGKTDAFSIPVHVAKIPTNDVEQVVVGVNASEETKKLALEFHHRTGVQVVRVRPSGQKFGFEPYAVFGGDLAEARELCESYGTEA; encoded by the coding sequence ATGGCCGAAAACTTATTCAAATACCTTGGTGTGGTGGCAGCGAACTCGTTCCTGCAAGAAGAAACTATCCGATTTACTCCGCCTAACTCATACAACGATCCGTTTGAGCTATCACTTGATATACGTATGCGCTCCAATATTGAGCCGTCTATAGCAGGGCTGAGGTTTGTCCTTCACGGCGGAAAGTCGGTAATCGAGAACTTCCTGATACCCAGTGAAAGGATAGATGAGTATAAATTTGAACTTGCAAACAATGTAATTGAACAACTGAGCTCTAGTGTCGGAACCTGTTGCTTTTCACTATCAGAAAAGAAAATTCCGCTAAACCTGCTGATGTGGGCGCACTATGCGGAATCTCACCGGGGAATAGCCTTAAAGTTGAAGCGCGGAACAGAACTTGCTAATCGTGCTGCTGAGGTCCGCTATAGCAAGGGTAGGCCCGTGGTTGATGGTGCAATGTTCTCGGACGGTTCGGAAATTTCGGTGTCGGATTTGTATGTAAAGTCGGATCACTGGCAATACGAACGCGAGAGGAGAGTTGCAATGCGGCTGGCAGATTGCACTGATACCGGAAAAACCGATGCGTTCAGTATACCCGTTCATGTTGCAAAAATTCCCACGAATGATGTTGAGCAAGTTGTGGTCGGAGTGAACGCAAGCGAAGAAACAAAAAAACTTGCCCTAGAATTTCATCATCGTACTGGGGTTCAGGTTGTACGGGTCAGGCCTTCCGGCCAGAAATTTGGTTTCGAGCCGTATGCGGTTTTCGGTGGCGACTTAGCAGAAGCAAGAGAGTTATGTGAAAGTTATGGCACAGAAGCCTAA
- a CDS encoding site-specific integrase, which produces MAPNAIVDKLPSGIEIHSGNLRICFYYKGKRHRESLGLKPTKQNINFATRKREAMLYEMKIGTFSYAAHFPESKHASGKPGALDLSQLAKQFLESKAHDIRRSTHQRYEWVLRDFLELYGANRSCDTLSPRSLTQFRQELVKGKSGRTINRNLVTINAFLAWLHKMEYVERDLSEVLTRVKESEVDIQPFSVDEINKALAECHQLQHRNMITLLVYTGIRSGELCALAWEDVDFENNTIHIRRSTYDRRGLKTTKTDKERFVDLLPPAIEALKAQRHLTYLFPAKEYDVELPGQAYRQEKLRFVFNPKAVREQKCSDYDYYGKRALGKVWEALCQKAGIPHRNQYQLRHTYASWMITHANVNVSYLAQQMGHADITMVAKVYGKWLTESNKKESDRVWGELQKVQRK; this is translated from the coding sequence ATGGCACCGAATGCAATAGTAGATAAACTCCCTTCTGGTATAGAAATCCATAGCGGAAATTTACGGATATGCTTCTACTACAAAGGGAAGCGCCATCGAGAATCACTTGGCCTGAAACCAACGAAACAGAACATCAATTTCGCCACGCGCAAGCGCGAGGCCATGCTCTATGAAATGAAAATCGGCACCTTTAGCTATGCCGCCCACTTTCCTGAATCCAAGCATGCGTCAGGAAAGCCGGGGGCATTAGATCTGAGCCAACTCGCGAAACAGTTTCTTGAATCCAAAGCGCACGACATTCGCCGGTCGACCCACCAGCGGTATGAATGGGTGCTGAGGGACTTTCTCGAACTCTACGGCGCCAACCGGAGCTGCGACACGCTATCGCCCAGATCACTCACGCAATTCCGGCAGGAGCTGGTGAAAGGGAAAAGTGGCCGGACGATTAACCGCAACCTGGTCACCATCAATGCCTTTCTGGCCTGGCTACACAAAATGGAATACGTCGAGCGCGATCTCTCGGAGGTGCTCACCCGAGTGAAAGAGAGCGAGGTTGACATACAGCCCTTCTCAGTCGACGAAATTAACAAGGCACTGGCTGAATGCCACCAGCTACAGCACAGGAATATGATCACACTACTGGTTTACACCGGCATTCGCAGCGGCGAGTTGTGTGCCCTCGCCTGGGAAGATGTGGACTTTGAAAACAACACCATTCACATCCGGCGATCAACCTATGACAGGCGTGGCCTCAAAACAACCAAGACCGACAAAGAACGCTTTGTTGATTTACTGCCACCAGCCATTGAAGCATTAAAGGCGCAACGCCACTTAACGTATTTGTTTCCGGCCAAAGAATATGATGTTGAGTTGCCCGGCCAAGCTTATCGCCAAGAGAAGCTCCGCTTTGTCTTCAACCCAAAGGCCGTTCGTGAGCAAAAGTGCAGCGACTACGACTATTACGGGAAACGCGCGCTTGGCAAAGTTTGGGAAGCCCTTTGCCAAAAGGCCGGCATTCCACACCGCAACCAGTACCAGTTGCGGCACACCTACGCCAGTTGGATGATCACCCACGCGAACGTCAATGTCAGTTACCTGGCGCAGCAAATGGGCCACGCCGACATCACCATGGTCGCCAAGGTCTACGGGAAGTGGTTAACGGAATCGAACAAGAAAGAGTCCGATCGGGTGTGGGGAGAGTTGCAGAAGGTTCAGAGGAAGTAA
- a CDS encoding glycine C-acetyltransferase encodes MSAAFYDQIKQQIEQVKAEGLYKSERVITSAQKAAVSINTGEEVLNFCANNYLGLANHPDLIEAAKAGMDQHGFGMASVRFICGTQDAHKELERKLSDFLGMEDTILYTSCFDANAGLFETILGPDDAIISDALNHASIIDGVRLCKAKRFRYANNDMAELEQQLIAADEAGARHKLIVTDGVFSMDGVVANLPAICDLADKYNALVMVDDSHAVGFMGDNGRGTHEYHDVMGRIDIITGTLGKAMGGASGGYTSGKKEVIDWLRQRSRPYLFSNSVAPAIVSASLRVLDLLAESGSLRDQLWDNAAHFRARMTEAGFTMAGADHAIIPIMLGDAKVAAEFAERALAKGIYVIGFSFPVVPKGQARIRTQMSAAHTREQLDQAIDAFIEVGKDMGII; translated from the coding sequence ATGTCAGCTGCATTCTACGACCAAATCAAACAGCAAATCGAACAAGTAAAAGCTGAAGGTTTGTACAAATCAGAACGTGTGATCACTTCAGCACAAAAAGCGGCTGTTTCGATTAACACCGGCGAGGAAGTCCTGAACTTCTGTGCCAACAACTACCTGGGCCTGGCGAATCACCCTGATCTGATTGAAGCGGCAAAAGCCGGGATGGATCAGCACGGCTTCGGGATGGCATCGGTGCGTTTCATCTGCGGTACGCAGGACGCGCACAAAGAGCTCGAGCGCAAGCTGTCTGACTTCCTGGGAATGGAAGACACCATCCTTTATACCTCTTGTTTCGACGCCAATGCCGGCCTGTTCGAAACGATTCTTGGCCCGGATGATGCCATCATCTCTGATGCCCTGAACCACGCGTCGATCATCGACGGTGTGCGTCTGTGTAAAGCCAAGCGTTTCCGCTACGCCAACAACGACATGGCTGAGCTGGAGCAACAACTGATTGCTGCAGATGAAGCGGGCGCGCGTCATAAGCTGATCGTGACCGACGGTGTGTTTTCGATGGACGGCGTAGTGGCGAACCTGCCTGCAATCTGTGACCTGGCGGACAAGTACAATGCGCTGGTGATGGTTGATGACTCTCACGCAGTTGGCTTCATGGGCGACAACGGTCGCGGTACTCACGAGTACCATGACGTAATGGGTCGCATCGACATCATCACCGGGACCCTGGGTAAAGCCATGGGTGGTGCATCTGGCGGTTATACTTCCGGTAAGAAAGAAGTGATCGACTGGTTGCGTCAGCGCTCTCGTCCATACCTGTTCTCGAACTCTGTGGCACCGGCAATTGTTTCTGCGTCTCTGCGTGTGCTGGACTTGCTGGCCGAAAGCGGCTCACTACGCGATCAGCTGTGGGACAACGCGGCGCATTTCCGTGCCCGCATGACTGAAGCCGGCTTCACCATGGCAGGCGCTGACCACGCAATTATCCCAATCATGCTGGGTGATGCGAAAGTGGCGGCTGAGTTTGCCGAGCGCGCACTGGCGAAAGGTATTTACGTGATTGGCTTCTCCTTCCCGGTGGTGCCGAAAGGTCAAGCCCGTATCCGTACACAGATGTCTGCGGCCCATACCCGCGAGCAGTTGGACCAAGCGATTGATGCCTTTATCGAAGTCGGTAAAGACATGGGCATCATCTAA
- the umuD gene encoding translesion error-prone DNA polymerase V autoproteolytic subunit, with protein sequence MNVIPICASAGITGFESPAADYLQLPLSLDELLVEHPSATFIGRAQGRSMEGVGIFDGDILIVDRHVSVADHDVIVANFNGEFVCKIIDVRQRRLLSATSGYPPIWIGGDDQFSVEGVVVRSIRCHRASRLLEA encoded by the coding sequence ATGAACGTCATTCCAATTTGTGCAAGTGCCGGGATCACAGGCTTTGAGAGCCCGGCCGCCGATTACCTTCAGTTACCGCTCAGCCTGGATGAACTCCTGGTTGAACATCCCAGTGCCACCTTTATCGGGCGAGCACAGGGGCGCTCGATGGAAGGGGTCGGGATATTCGATGGCGATATCCTGATTGTAGATCGTCATGTCTCGGTGGCAGACCACGATGTCATCGTCGCCAATTTCAATGGTGAATTCGTTTGTAAGATCATCGATGTCCGTCAGCGGCGGTTGCTCTCTGCAACCTCTGGGTACCCGCCGATCTGGATCGGTGGCGATGATCAGTTTTCTGTCGAAGGCGTAGTGGTCCGCTCGATACGCTGCCACCGGGCCAGCCGGTTACTGGAGGCCTGA
- a CDS encoding Y-family DNA polymerase, whose protein sequence is MFALVDANSFYCSAEQVYRPDWRGRPIIVLSNNDGCIVAANRQAREAGIEKFKPYFEVKGLCKAKGVIVCSSNYELYGDLSAKMMEVIGRFAPEQHIYSIDESFLSFQRCSKAIPDFAAHGSLLRRTVWKECRLPLCVGMGPSLTLAKVANHAAKKIPGYQGVCVLDESRAWRSVLAQMTTRDIWGIGGRIARRLSLVGIETALQLADMPPGLARKQFNVELERTVRELNGQPCKVWDEARADKKQIFSTRSMGQRITSLTELEQALCKHAGIAAAKARRQQSLCRQILIFAGNSPYDEAPVSRRFQYRFAFPTDDTRQLTQIASQAAKSLFIPGVRYYKVGVGLIDLEDARHAQQDLFNTSPADPTLMKAFDGINGKFGSDTVFMAAQGITPKWAMRREFLSPQYTTKWRDLPVIKCG, encoded by the coding sequence ATGTTTGCCCTGGTGGATGCTAATAGCTTCTATTGCTCTGCCGAGCAGGTCTACCGGCCAGACTGGCGTGGCAGGCCGATCATTGTGCTCAGCAATAATGATGGCTGTATCGTGGCCGCAAACCGCCAGGCGCGCGAAGCCGGCATTGAAAAATTCAAGCCGTACTTTGAAGTGAAGGGGCTGTGTAAAGCTAAAGGCGTGATTGTCTGTTCGTCCAATTACGAGCTCTATGGTGACTTGTCCGCCAAGATGATGGAGGTGATCGGCCGCTTTGCGCCGGAGCAACATATCTACTCCATTGATGAATCCTTTCTTTCCTTTCAGCGCTGCAGTAAAGCGATTCCGGATTTCGCGGCCCATGGCAGCTTGCTGAGACGGACGGTATGGAAAGAGTGTCGATTGCCTCTATGTGTCGGCATGGGGCCGTCGCTGACGCTGGCCAAGGTGGCGAATCACGCGGCAAAGAAAATCCCCGGCTACCAGGGCGTTTGTGTGTTGGATGAGAGCAGGGCATGGCGTTCGGTACTGGCGCAGATGACAACCCGAGACATATGGGGGATCGGTGGGCGTATCGCCAGGCGGTTATCGCTGGTGGGGATTGAAACGGCGTTGCAGCTGGCCGATATGCCGCCTGGTCTCGCAAGAAAGCAGTTTAATGTTGAACTGGAGCGGACCGTTCGAGAGCTCAACGGCCAGCCCTGCAAAGTGTGGGATGAAGCGAGAGCAGACAAGAAACAGATCTTCTCAACCCGCAGTATGGGCCAGCGGATCACGTCCCTAACCGAACTGGAGCAGGCACTGTGTAAACACGCTGGTATTGCCGCCGCCAAGGCGCGCCGACAACAATCGCTGTGCCGCCAGATACTCATTTTTGCCGGGAACTCGCCGTACGACGAAGCGCCAGTGAGCAGACGTTTTCAGTACCGGTTTGCCTTTCCGACAGATGACACCCGGCAGCTGACACAAATCGCATCCCAAGCCGCCAAATCACTCTTTATTCCGGGTGTTCGCTACTACAAGGTGGGCGTCGGGTTAATTGACCTGGAAGATGCCCGCCATGCCCAGCAGGACTTGTTCAACACCTCCCCAGCAGATCCAACGCTGATGAAAGCTTTCGACGGCATCAATGGAAAGTTTGGCTCAGATACTGTGTTCATGGCCGCGCAGGGGATCACCCCCAAGTGGGCGATGCGCCGTGAATTTCTCTCCCCGCAGTACACCACCAAGTGGCGGGATCTACCGGTTATCAAATGCGGATAA
- a CDS encoding helix-turn-helix transcriptional regulator, whose amino-acid sequence MNRISDFRDKAKVSQAGLAKVVGVTPSTIGNYESGIRNIKLKMCWKIVKALNALGANCTFEEVFPNPQHDTSEIEHKG is encoded by the coding sequence ATGAACAGAATTTCCGATTTTCGTGACAAAGCAAAAGTCAGCCAGGCAGGGTTAGCAAAAGTTGTGGGTGTTACTCCATCAACTATTGGGAATTACGAATCTGGTATTAGAAATATCAAACTCAAAATGTGCTGGAAAATAGTCAAGGCACTGAATGCATTAGGTGCCAACTGTACCTTTGAGGAAGTGTTCCCTAACCCTCAACACGATACTAGCGAGATCGAGCACAAAGGTTAA
- a CDS encoding restriction endonuclease, whose product MNIDLMSVLIGILSSIVTAIAVFFTKRLAKKNLNQKVVTLKNSHGGTIEIVTGNDGEKNIRSHFRDAIEYERTVADILRNLNFEVEEASLKSPDKGYDLLAKLGERLIAVEVKSHSRPLSASVIKDTLNKFPTDIDDALFISKNGFSSSSLDYIQSFNKGIALASGENEELIKSIKSALESKGIKQAK is encoded by the coding sequence ATGAATATTGACCTTATGAGTGTTTTGATCGGCATACTCTCATCAATAGTTACAGCCATTGCCGTTTTCTTTACAAAAAGGTTGGCCAAGAAAAACCTTAATCAAAAAGTTGTCACACTAAAAAATAGCCACGGTGGAACTATAGAAATAGTTACAGGAAATGACGGTGAGAAAAATATACGGTCGCATTTCAGAGATGCGATTGAATACGAGAGAACCGTCGCAGATATTCTTAGAAATCTAAATTTTGAGGTTGAAGAAGCTTCACTGAAGTCACCAGATAAAGGTTACGATCTTCTAGCAAAACTTGGAGAGCGGCTGATAGCCGTTGAAGTTAAGTCACATTCAAGACCACTTTCGGCGAGTGTAATCAAAGATACATTAAATAAATTTCCAACCGATATTGATGACGCATTGTTTATCTCTAAAAATGGTTTCTCGAGTTCCTCTTTGGATTATATTCAAAGCTTTAATAAGGGCATCGCCTTAGCGAGTGGAGAAAACGAAGAGCTAATTAAAAGTATTAAAAGTGCGTTAGAGTCAAAAGGTATAAAACAAGCCAAGTAA
- the tdh gene encoding L-threonine 3-dehydrogenase — protein sequence MKIKALSKLKPEEGIWMTEVDKPELGHNDLLIKIKKTAICGTDVHIYNWDEWSQKTIPVPMVVGHEYVGEVVGIGQEVRGFEIGDRVSGEGHITCGHCRNCRGGRTHLCRNTIGVGVNREGAFAEYLVIPAFNAFKIPDEISDDLASIFDPFGNAVHTALSFDLVGEDVLITGAGPIGIMAAAVAKHVGARHVVITDVNEYRLDLARQMGVTRAVNVAKEKLEDVAAELGMTEGFDVGLEMSGNPAAFNSMLTNMNHGGKIALLGIPPSDMGIDWNQVIFKGLIIKGIYGREMFETWYKMASLIQSGLDLNPIITHHFKVDDFQKGFDAMRSGLSGKVILDWE from the coding sequence ATGAAAATTAAAGCGCTTTCAAAGCTGAAGCCTGAAGAAGGCATCTGGATGACCGAAGTGGACAAGCCGGAGCTTGGCCATAACGATCTGCTGATCAAAATTAAGAAAACTGCGATTTGCGGTACCGACGTTCACATCTACAACTGGGATGAGTGGTCACAAAAGACAATTCCGGTTCCGATGGTTGTGGGTCACGAATACGTGGGTGAAGTGGTTGGCATCGGCCAGGAAGTTCGCGGTTTTGAAATCGGCGATCGCGTCTCCGGTGAAGGTCACATCACCTGTGGTCACTGCCGTAATTGTCGTGGCGGCCGGACGCACCTGTGCCGTAACACCATTGGTGTGGGCGTCAACCGCGAAGGCGCGTTTGCAGAATATCTGGTGATCCCAGCATTCAATGCATTCAAAATCCCGGACGAGATCTCGGACGATCTGGCGTCGATTTTCGACCCGTTCGGCAATGCCGTTCACACCGCGCTGTCGTTCGACCTGGTGGGTGAAGATGTGCTGATCACCGGTGCAGGCCCAATCGGGATCATGGCTGCAGCCGTTGCCAAACACGTCGGTGCCCGTCATGTGGTGATCACCGATGTGAACGAATACCGTCTGGATCTGGCGCGTCAAATGGGCGTGACCCGTGCAGTGAACGTTGCCAAAGAGAAGCTGGAAGATGTTGCCGCTGAGCTGGGCATGACTGAAGGCTTCGATGTCGGTCTGGAAATGTCGGGTAACCCGGCAGCTTTCAACAGCATGCTGACCAACATGAACCACGGCGGTAAGATTGCGCTGCTGGGTATTCCACCATCAGACATGGGCATCGACTGGAACCAGGTGATCTTCAAAGGTTTGATCATCAAAGGCATCTACGGTCGCGAAATGTTCGAGACTTGGTACAAGATGGCAAGCCTGATCCAATCTGGCCTGGATCTGAACCCAATTATCACCCACCACTTCAAGGTGGATGACTTCCAGAAAGGCTTCGACGCCATGCGTAGCGGGCTTTCCGGCAAGGTTATCCTTGATTGGGAATAA
- a CDS encoding DUF2303 family protein — protein MSMDKSAIQQIQESGSAKEFLAQLAGAGFPVAALPENFALHSLESFMPNRNTFRGLMKTANIDEFVRYHEEYQTEGNQCFINADSMSALTIFDLGTHNFPGHCKHQAQLTLRKTALFRALLNVNEERLGQKQLAEWIEDYSASIQVFSTAGDVIENAVASAAVRNMKFEAKAGRESNVDDFSQHQSEYESIAVRTKDEFPMPAVFKFTCEPYLGLDERVFELRMSTIGNDTLVLRIKKLEQHQEEMGEEFQEKLQAKFLSEEIEIDTFIGSFSS, from the coding sequence ATGAGCATGGACAAATCTGCAATTCAACAAATTCAAGAATCCGGCAGCGCGAAAGAGTTTCTGGCCCAGTTGGCTGGCGCAGGGTTTCCTGTTGCGGCGCTCCCTGAAAACTTCGCACTGCACAGCCTGGAAAGCTTTATGCCTAACCGCAACACTTTCCGCGGCCTGATGAAAACGGCCAACATCGATGAATTTGTTCGCTACCACGAAGAGTATCAGACCGAAGGAAACCAGTGTTTTATCAACGCCGACAGCATGTCAGCGTTAACCATCTTTGACCTGGGTACTCACAATTTCCCGGGCCATTGCAAACACCAGGCACAGCTGACCTTGCGTAAAACAGCACTGTTTCGTGCCCTGCTAAACGTGAATGAAGAACGCCTCGGGCAAAAGCAGCTGGCCGAGTGGATCGAAGATTACAGCGCGTCGATCCAAGTGTTTTCGACCGCCGGTGACGTCATTGAGAACGCGGTCGCTTCTGCCGCGGTTCGTAACATGAAGTTCGAAGCAAAAGCAGGCCGTGAATCAAACGTTGATGATTTCAGCCAACACCAATCTGAGTACGAGTCGATTGCTGTTCGTACCAAAGATGAATTCCCAATGCCTGCCGTGTTCAAGTTCACCTGTGAGCCGTACCTGGGGCTTGATGAGCGCGTGTTTGAACTGCGCATGAGCACCATCGGGAACGATACGCTGGTGCTACGGATCAAGAAATTAGAGCAGCATCAGGAAGAAATGGGCGAAGAGTTCCAAGAGAAACTTCAAGCCAAGTTCCTGTCGGAAGAAATCGAAATCGACACCTTTATCGGCTCGTTCTCTTCATAA
- a CDS encoding DUF4174 domain-containing protein, which yields MTVAPSVRAYPPDSLHWHHRSILYFAPQNDQHVQAFLREALMNDCLLQERDVVTIVITHDGFNQPANLFSPEDIRMLTQKYNIAPDAHTAILIGKDGKEKHRWSDATNWRYLTELIDSMPLRQQEMAKQTSRCSI from the coding sequence ATGACGGTCGCTCCCTCTGTACGAGCTTATCCGCCGGATTCCCTGCACTGGCATCATCGCAGTATCCTCTATTTTGCGCCGCAGAACGATCAGCATGTTCAGGCATTTCTGCGCGAAGCGCTGATGAACGATTGCCTACTGCAAGAGCGCGATGTTGTGACCATTGTGATCACCCACGACGGCTTTAACCAACCCGCCAACCTGTTCAGCCCCGAGGATATTCGGATGCTGACACAAAAATATAACATTGCCCCGGATGCCCACACCGCGATCCTGATTGGCAAAGACGGCAAAGAGAAGCACCGCTGGAGTGACGCAACCAACTGGCGTTATCTTACTGAATTGATTGATAGTATGCCCCTTAGACAGCAAGAAATGGCGAAGCAAACCAGCCGCTGTTCGATTTGA
- a CDS encoding 3'-5' exonuclease, whose amino-acid sequence MHYENVTIDLETTDTEDTSKILSIGVVPFNWGENVSFDELCHRESSLYLTLDLSSFPAGFTESTSTMKWWESQGEAARHVLAPSPTDISIKDALMKLHIHLCAHVLPLKKDSGQVFCRGYDFDGGILNHAYDQLELLTPWTYNRFRCVRTAIDILSASRNGYVVEKNPVGFIKHHALHDAAKDTLTMLALNKAHHASSNTAH is encoded by the coding sequence ATGCACTACGAAAACGTCACGATCGACCTCGAAACAACTGACACTGAAGACACCTCAAAGATTCTCAGCATTGGCGTGGTGCCATTCAACTGGGGAGAGAACGTCAGCTTTGATGAACTGTGCCACCGGGAAAGCAGCCTGTATTTGACTCTCGATTTATCCAGCTTCCCTGCTGGCTTCACCGAGTCCACCAGCACGATGAAATGGTGGGAAAGCCAGGGTGAAGCGGCAAGGCATGTTCTGGCGCCAAGCCCGACAGACATCAGCATTAAAGATGCTTTGATGAAGCTACACATCCACCTTTGTGCTCACGTGCTTCCCCTGAAGAAAGACAGCGGACAAGTGTTTTGCCGTGGCTACGACTTTGACGGCGGCATTTTGAATCATGCCTACGATCAGCTGGAATTGCTGACGCCCTGGACCTACAACCGGTTCCGCTGCGTTCGTACTGCCATTGATATTCTGTCCGCCTCGCGTAACGGCTATGTGGTTGAAAAGAATCCTGTTGGATTCATCAAGCACCACGCGTTGCATGATGCCGCCAAAGACACCTTAACCATGCTGGCGCTGAACAAGGCGCACCACGCTTCAAGCAATACCGCGCACTGA
- a CDS encoding LysR family transcriptional regulator — protein sequence MDTNTLIALMPELAVFKIVVDEGSFTAAAKKLGVTPSALSKQISRLETTLSAKLLERTTRKLVITQSGRGIYDQCCTILQATKQVVEFTSSEHETPSGSLTVAAPKAFLSIVLQPLVTPFLTQYPNIELKLKASDGDIDLISEGIDVVFRLTEKPSEGLVLKQIGKVRLSLCASPDYLAQRGTPRVPTDLLNHDCIYLGETTTDHIWDFVKDDEFHSIPVKGRYAVNHSQMRLKGVLDGLGIGIFPDFVIKRALEEGSVVEVLDDWTLKGNYQGDIVLQFAQTKFMPARLRVFIDYVSEHLSQYTVES from the coding sequence ATGGACACAAATACCCTGATTGCCTTAATGCCGGAACTGGCGGTTTTTAAGATTGTCGTGGATGAAGGCAGCTTCACGGCTGCCGCGAAAAAACTGGGGGTCACCCCATCGGCCCTCAGCAAGCAGATCTCCCGGTTGGAAACGACGCTCTCGGCAAAACTGCTTGAGCGGACCACCCGCAAACTGGTGATCACCCAGTCGGGCCGGGGGATCTACGATCAATGCTGCACCATATTGCAGGCGACCAAGCAAGTGGTGGAATTTACCAGCTCAGAGCATGAAACGCCGTCCGGCTCTTTGACCGTGGCTGCGCCAAAAGCGTTTCTGAGTATTGTGCTGCAACCGCTGGTAACCCCTTTTCTGACCCAATACCCGAACATCGAGTTAAAACTCAAGGCCTCCGACGGCGACATCGATCTGATTTCCGAAGGCATCGATGTGGTCTTTCGCCTCACCGAAAAACCAAGTGAAGGGCTGGTGCTGAAACAAATCGGCAAAGTCCGCCTGAGCCTGTGCGCCAGCCCGGATTACCTGGCCCAGCGCGGCACGCCGCGCGTGCCGACCGATCTACTGAACCACGATTGCATCTATTTGGGGGAAACAACCACCGACCATATCTGGGATTTTGTCAAAGATGATGAATTCCACTCGATTCCGGTCAAAGGGCGTTATGCGGTCAACCACTCCCAGATGCGGCTGAAAGGGGTGCTGGATGGCTTGGGGATCGGGATTTTTCCGGATTTTGTGATCAAACGCGCGCTGGAAGAAGGCAGCGTGGTTGAGGTGCTGGATGACTGGACTCTAAAAGGCAACTACCAAGGGGATATCGTGTTGCAGTTCGCCCAGACCAAATTCATGCCGGCCCGGCTGCGGGTTTTTATCGACTATGTCTCCGAGCACCTGTCCCAGTACACCGTGGAATCATAA